A single genomic interval of Labeo rohita strain BAU-BD-2019 chromosome 13, IGBB_LRoh.1.0, whole genome shotgun sequence harbors:
- the LOC127175539 gene encoding transmembrane protein 229B: MESRKLLMRRQGTKRDDTGVNTDVSEQITLSPLSPLARLYIYALHGCLCEVAFTAAWDWYYTRDHRLAGHTSLWALLIYSSAIFSMEGLSARLQRKHCPLPVRLTVYTLFIYLWEFSWGFLLRQIGACPWDYSEFRYNFRGLVTLEYAVPWALAALIAEKHVIRNTLMIRLDK; encoded by the exons ATGGAGTCTAGAAAGTTACTGATGAGAAGGCAGGGCACTAAGAGAGATG ACACTGGTGTCAACACTGACGTCTCTGAGCAGATCACACTCTCACCCCTCTCACCTCTCGCCAGACTGTACATTTACGCCCTGCACGGGTGCCTCTGTGAAGTGGCGTTCACAGCAGCCTGGGATTGGTACTACACCCGTGACCACAGACTCGCGGGCCACACAAGTCTATGGGCGCTTCTTATTTACAGCTCTGCCATCTTCTCAATGGAGGGTTTAAGTGCGAGGCTGCAGCGGAAACACTGCCCCCTGCCAGTCAGGCTGACTGTTTACACTCTCTTCATCTATCTTTGGGAGTTTAGCTGGGGGTTTCTGCTCAGGCAAATCGGGGCCTGTCCATGGGACTATTCAGAATTCAGGTATAACTTCAGAGGACTGGTGACGCTCGAATATGCCGTTCCCTGGGCGTTGGCGGCACTTATAGCTGAAAAACACGTAATCAGGAACACTTTGATGATAAGGCTAGATAAGTAG
- the hcar1-3 gene encoding hydroxycarboxylic acid receptor 2: MTPNDTSKHCGSSTQDLVATVLPPILIIELLLGLPGNVMALLVFSKTLRTWRANVMFLVNLVLSDFLLLISLPFRIDNFIRRENWVFGDAWCRINLFMLSVNRSASIAFMTAVAVDRYFKVAHPHHKINYISTKQAGGVACVIWAVVISLRIPLLANKLLDKDGNTSLCRSFSNYETPTIGIQVHMAVFILEFFLPLLLLVFCSVSISCILRTRQMDKDKKGKRAIRTVLVIVGVFVLCFFPSIGTGLTVLYLKKLGNEYCQAYTFIGQLFSMSIAFTYLNSALDPVIYCFSSSIFRNYLKSVVNRTGIMELQMSRRASMPSGSD; the protein is encoded by the coding sequence ATGACACCCAATGACACTTCAAAACACTGTGGTTCGTCAACTCAGGACCTGGTGGCCACCGTCCTTCCTCCAATACTCATCATTGAGCTGTTACTCGGCCTGCCTGGCAATGTTATGGCACTGTTAGTCTTCAGCAAAACCCTCAGGACTTGGAGGGCCAACGTCATGTTCCTCGTCAACCTGGTTTTGTCTGACTTTCTGCTCCTCATCAGCCTACCCTTCCGCATCGACAACTTCATACGTCGTGAGAATTGGGTATTTGGAGACGCGTGGTGTCGGATCAACCTATTCATGTTGTCCGTCAACCGTTCAGCTAGCATTGCCTTCATGACGGCCGTGGCCGTTGACCGCTATTTTAAAGTGGCCCATCCGCATCACAAAATCAATTACATTAGTACAAAACAAGCAGGTGGGGTTGCCTGTGTTATCTGGGCGGTTGTGATATCTCTGAGGATCCCTTTGCTTGCCAACAAACTTCTGGATAAGGACGGCAACACCTCTCTTTGTAGGAGCTTCAGCAATTATGAGACACCAACAATAGGTATTCAAGTGCATATGGCCGTGTTTATCCTAGAGTTCTTTCTGCCTCTATTACTCCTGGTCTTCTGCTCCGTGAGTATTTCATGTATCCTACGTACACGCCAGATGGACAAGGACAAGAAAGGGAAAAGGGCTATTCGGACCGTCCTGGTGATCGTCGGGGTTTTTGTCCTCTGCTTCTTTCCCAGCATCGGCACAGGATTGACGgtactttatttgaaaaaacTTGGAAACGAATACTGTCAGGCTTACACGTTCATCGGTCAGTTGTTTTCTATGTCCATAGCCTTCACCTATCTAAACAGTGCTCTCGACCCGGTCATCTACTGCTTCTCCAGCTCTATCTTCCGCAATTACTTGAAAAGTGTCGTCAACCGAACTGGAATCATGGAGCTACAGATGAGCCGAAGGGCCAGTATGCCCAGTGGAAGTGACTGA